A portion of the Paenibacillus marchantiae genome contains these proteins:
- a CDS encoding LutB/LldF family L-lactate oxidation iron-sulfur protein, whose product MSQPGVMDVTVKERAELALNDDFLRKAVKFTTERLRNGKKSASEEHGNWEEWRERGRQIRLHTIAHLDYYLNEFVNNARANGVHIHFADTSVEAAAIALDIAAHKQASTVVKSKSMVSEEVHLNHVLESAGIEAIETDLGEYIIQLAGEAPSHIVIPAIHKNRYQIADLLSKEAGEILEPDTTVLAGFVRKKLREKFLEADIGMTGCNFAIAETGSMVLFENEGNARMVSTVPKTQITLMGMERIIPSWTDLEVMATLLPRSATGQKLTMYMSGITGPRRTEDGDGPDEMHIIIVDNGRSLQLGDPEFQELLNCIRCGACLNACPVYRHIGGHAYGGTYSGPIGAVLTPALNGNIDEWNDIAGASSLCGACYEACPVKIPLHDMLVYLRRRKVEKGHGNKLESAGMKGFAAVVSNSKRFGAAIRLGQIGQKVIVRNNGISLKLGPLKGWNSYRVAPSLAKRSFRQQWNKLDQELNQEKKEMDSSVRDRMEQILREREGGGGQHEH is encoded by the coding sequence ATTGCGTAATGGCAAGAAGTCCGCATCCGAAGAACATGGCAACTGGGAAGAATGGCGCGAACGTGGACGTCAGATTCGTCTGCATACGATCGCACATCTGGATTATTACCTGAATGAATTCGTCAATAATGCACGTGCCAATGGGGTTCATATTCATTTTGCGGATACTTCGGTAGAGGCAGCAGCGATTGCACTTGATATTGCGGCTCACAAGCAGGCTTCTACCGTGGTAAAATCCAAGTCCATGGTGTCCGAGGAAGTGCATCTCAACCATGTATTGGAATCCGCAGGTATTGAAGCAATAGAGACCGATCTGGGCGAATATATCATTCAATTGGCGGGTGAAGCCCCATCCCATATCGTCATTCCGGCTATTCACAAAAATCGATACCAGATTGCGGACCTGTTGTCCAAGGAAGCGGGAGAAATTCTGGAACCGGACACCACCGTACTTGCCGGATTTGTACGCAAAAAGCTGCGTGAGAAGTTTCTTGAAGCAGATATAGGCATGACCGGCTGCAATTTTGCGATTGCGGAAACGGGTTCCATGGTCCTATTCGAAAATGAAGGCAATGCCCGTATGGTATCCACCGTGCCAAAAACACAGATTACCTTAATGGGCATGGAGCGTATCATTCCATCCTGGACGGATCTCGAGGTGATGGCAACCTTACTGCCACGCTCCGCGACAGGTCAAAAATTGACGATGTATATGTCAGGTATAACCGGCCCTCGCCGAACAGAAGACGGGGACGGGCCAGATGAAATGCACATTATTATCGTGGATAATGGACGTTCACTTCAGTTGGGTGATCCCGAGTTTCAGGAGCTGTTGAACTGTATTCGCTGTGGAGCCTGTCTGAACGCTTGTCCGGTATATCGTCATATCGGCGGGCATGCCTATGGTGGAACCTACAGTGGACCGATTGGAGCGGTACTTACACCTGCACTCAATGGCAACATCGATGAATGGAACGACATCGCGGGTGCTTCCAGTCTGTGCGGAGCCTGTTATGAAGCCTGTCCTGTCAAAATTCCGCTGCATGATATGCTCGTATATTTACGTAGACGCAAGGTGGAAAAGGGCCATGGCAATAAGCTTGAGAGCGCTGGTATGAAAGGTTTTGCAGCGGTTGTATCCAATTCTAAACGATTCGGAGCGGCTATACGTCTCGGACAGATTGGTCAGAAAGTCATTGTTCGGAATAACGGAATTTCACTTAAACTTGGGCCCCTCAAAGGCTGGAACAGCTATCGGGTTGCGCCAAGCCTCGCGAAGCGTTCCTTCCGGCAGCAATGGAACAAGTTGGATCAGGAGCTGAATCAGGAGAAGAAAGAAATGGATTCTTCCGTTCGGGATCGAATGGAACAGATTCTGCGTGAGCGCGAGGGGGGGGGTGGTCAACATGAACACTGA